The bacterium nucleotide sequence GCACCACGTGGAACCAGCAGCCCGTGGCCGGCGGCCCCCCTGGCTGCTGCTCCTTCGGGTCCGTAGTAAACGGCGTCACAACCCCCTACATGGTAGGCTACTCCATGCCGAGCATCGCGTGGACCGGCAGATCCGTCGTCATCGCCGCGATCGACAAGGACGGGCTGCACTATTGGTTTCAGGAGAAAGGCCAAACGACTTGGTACCATCAGCTGGTCTCGTCCCAAGATGGGAATGCCCACCCCAGCCAGCCGTCGATCGCGTGGACGGGGACGTCAGTCGTGATCGCCGACACATGCAACGTCGGTCTCTGCTACTACTGGCAGCAGGCCGGGACGGCGTCGTGGCACCGACAGGTCGTGGACACGGGCAGCGGGGATGCCTATCCTTCCATCGCCTGGAGCGGCAACGCGGTGGTCATCGCCGCACTCCAGAACCCTGGCAACATCGTCTACTGGTGGCAAGCCGCGGGGACGGCAACGTGGCACAAGCAACAAGTGAACACCAACGGCACCCGGGAGTTCAGCGCCCCATCGATCGCCTGGGCCCGCGGCAACCCCGTCATCGTCGCCACGGACGATACCACCCAAAATGCGAACACACCAACGTATTTGGATTACTGGTGGCAGTCGCCCGGTAGCAATGGTGCGTGGAATCTGCAACACCCTGACGGAGAGAACGGTAATTACAGTGGGTGGACCGATCCGCGGTCGATCGCGTTGGCCGACGGCTCAGTCGTCATCACCACGACCGACGCGTGCGGCGACCTCGACTATTGGTGGCAACAGGTAGGCAGTCCGACGTGGCACGAACAACGGGTCAACACCAACGGCGGGTGGCCGGCCGGCACTCCTGGTTGCGGGTGAACATAAGTGGAGCGGTTCGCGACTATCTTTCCGGCCGACGGCGGCGCGCAGAGCGAAGCCTCATGATCGGCCTCTACTTGTCGAATTTGTCCGCCTCGTCTTTCGTGATCTCGATGAAGACCTGGGTGGAGAACATCCTCTGGTACGCCTCCCCGAGCCTCTCCACCATCAGTAGGTGCGCCAACGACGTGACGTGCAGCGTGTGATCCTGTTTCGTCAGTTCGGATATGCGCTCCCAGAAGTTACGCGGTCTCTCGCGGAAGCCTATCGTGGCTTGAAACAGCGACATTGGAACTCCTGCTTTAGCAGCTTCACCCCGCTGGGACCGACCTTGAGCACATGAGGTGTATTTAGCGGAATCGAAAAGCTATCTCCCTGTTTGAACAATCTGGGCGCCTGTTCGTCAATTTGGAACTCAATTGCACCCTCAAGCACATATCCAACCTCGACACCGGGATGCATATGTCGCGGAGACTCTGAATTCGGTTGAACCTCAACCAAGATCAAAATGGCCGCCATCCTCCCGTCCGGAAGT carries:
- a CDS encoding cupin domain-containing protein, with product MDALACHECSGDSGKKRRRLMRVQSQEPVKRTVLQRVELPDGRMAAILILVEVQPNSESPRHMHPGVEVGYVLEGAIEFQIDEQAPRLFKQGDSFSIPLNTPHVLKVGPSGVKLLKQEFQCRCFKPR